Genomic segment of Paenibacillus sp. FSL R5-0912:
GGCTACGCCAAGCTGCTGATCGGCCTTGGTAAAGGTAAGAAGGAATACGACAAGCGCGACTCCGCCGCGAAGCGCGATGCTCAGCGTGATATCCAGCGTGTGCTGCGCGACAAACAGAAGATCGCCCGCTAGACTGGTAACCACCTGGCGCCCAATTGTTCCAGATTCGACCTTCAATTCCTTTAACCTACGTGTTAAAGTGTTGATAAATGTGCTATACTGTGTAAGTAAAACTTATTGCTTCTGAACAGCCATCTTGATCAAGATAGCTGTGAACCGGATCAGCATGTATGCTTGTCATTGATCCGTTAATCCGAAGCGCCCTTTCTAATGAGGGGCCGTTCTTGGATTCGACGGGGATAGTTCGAGCATGAGTAGCGAGTAGTGGGGACGCGTCCGCTTCATCAACGCTAAAGCCTATTAAACGGCAAACAACAAAACAACTACGCTTTCGCAGCCTAAGAAACTGTGCGCGTGCTTCTACCCTGCATCGCCCATGTGACAGGGATAGGGGCTAACAAGTAGTGGGATACGCTGTCTCATCTCCGCCTGCGGTGAGCTGAAGAAGACAATCAGGCTGACCCAACGTATAGCCGGTTACGGGGCGATACTCGGGTGACATCAAATCCGTGACTACACTCGTAGAAGCTTATGTGCCGTTATCTTCGGACAGGGGTTCGACTCCCCTCGGCTCCATATGGAGTATCAGTGAAGACACCTTTAGGGGTGTCTTTTTTCATTTCGGCGGCTGTTTTGGACTATACGTGGTGGTTAAAAGGCTTGCTGTGACGCGGTTTCGGGGGCTTGCTGTTAATGGATACAGTGAGTTTCACTGAGGCTATACGGAGACCGGTGGCTTTGGCCTCCACGTAACCCGTGATAAATATGCTCCCCCTTCGGCGTGTGTTTTCGCCTTCCATACCCATCATCCGCCCTTCGATTTTGACCAAAGAAGAGATCGTTGCAGTCTGAGCACTCCTACCTGCTATAAGTTGATATGAACGGTGCCATACGGAAATGTAGAAATTGGTTGTAACACCCAGCAGTATCAACTATAATTAGTGTCAGCTTGTAGATTAATGTCGAATAATGTATTGTCTTTCAGATAATCTCAATAATAATAGGGCACACTCGTTGAAAAACGGGGTCGCAAAACTACAGGGGCTATCACATGTCCAATTTGGATATGTTATGCCAGCCAGTTACCGAAGGCAAGGAAACCTCTCCTTTTCGGGAGAGTTTTTTTGTTGCAATGGGCCTGATTCATAAGGTGGGAGAACAGTGAGTATATTTAATAAGTCGATTGTATTTATCATAGCTCTGATTATTTTTGGACTACTAGGTAATATGCTCAGCCTATCCCTATTGCTGGGGGTCAATTTTATCTTCGGTAGTATATTCACCTTTTTGATATTGCGGATATATGGTCTTAAATGGGCTTTAGTGGCATCGGTTATTGTAAATGGTTACACGTTGTTTCTTTGGAATCATCCTTACGCTATGCTTGTTTTTGTGCTGGAAACTTTATTTGTCGGCGTCTTCTACAGAGGGAAAAGGATTGTTCTTTTTGATAGCCTATATTGGATGATTTTAGGGATGCCTCTCATATGGGTATTCTATCGTTATGCCCTGGATATGAATTTTACCGCTTCCCTGCTGGTTGTGCTTAAGGATGCCGTGAATGGTATTTTAAATGTATTGATTTCCAGTTTAATCTTTACTTATCTGCCTCTTCTTAAATGGCCATCATTCCAAAAACGCAAGATGTCGAGCTCTCTTCATGATGTGCTTTTCAACATATTTGTCACGTTTACCTTTATAACTTTGCTTCTGGTGACGGTGATGATCGGTCATGAACAGTATCACAACATGAATGAAAAAATAAAGTCAGAGACTGAACGAGATTCCGCTATCATCCGCAATGATCTTACAGAGTGGGGAGAAGTTCATGTTGCCGCAGTGAATACTTTATCGATGGCGGCGGCTGAGAATAGGATGGAAGAGATCGATTCCTTGCAGCGCCAAATGGCTTATCTACTGGCGTTATATCCGGATTTTACTACTTCATACATTGCTGATCGCAACGGAGTTACAAAGCTGTTCTCTCCATTACTAAATAACAAAGGAAAGTCAACGATTGGCTTAAACTTCTCGGATCGGCCTTACTTTGAATATATGAGAGAAAAACACCAATTCGTTGTTTCCGATGTGTTTCTTGGAAGAGGTTGCGTTAACGAACCCATTGTCGTTGTGGGCTCCCCTATTATGATTAGCGGCGAATTTACAGGGGCGGCCGTAGGTGTGCTCAATCTTAACTATGTTACAACGGAGTTAAAAAAGCTGGCGAATAATAGACTAATGAATGTCACAATCGTAGACCGGAATGACAGGGTTATTGCGAGTACTCGTGATGATCTGGCCGTTATGAACCCGTATAACTGGGCAGAAAGGGGCGAAGCAAGTGAAATAATTGGCGGTTTGTATCACTGGTTCCCGGATGCTATCAGAAATCCAATGAACAGATGGGGAGAATCCTCCTATTTCAAGATCATGACAATTCCGGAACTGGGTGATTGGAGTGTTATTGTCGAGGCACCAATTGCCCCCTATCGTGACCGCTTGTATAGCTACTACATAAAAATATTCAGTGTTTTATTGGCCTGTGGATTGATATTTATTTTTATTTCTAATGTGATCAGTGAAATCATTGTTCGACCGATTAAGCTTTTAACCCACACAACCACTAATTTACCTGAGAAAATAGCCGAGAACCAGAGCGTGAACTGGAAAGGCAGCTTTATACAAGAAATTAATACGCTTATATCTAACAGCAAGGATACGGCCACCAGACTTCAAAGCATGTTTGCTGAGATTCAACTCCTCGCCTATTACGACTGCTTGACCGGTTTACCCAATAGAGTCAACTTTAATCAACGGTTACAAGCTTACTTGAAGGAAGCCGACGACCATGGTCACACAGCCGCAATCCTGTTCATCGATGTCGATCGGTTTAAGATGGTAAATGATACGTTCGGTCATACAAAGGGCGATCAGTTATTAAAGCTGGTAGTTGTGAGGGTTCAAGAATGTCTTGGTCAGGATGCGATCCTCTCAAGAATGGGTGGAGATGAATTCATCGCCTTACTTCCCAATGTGACCCGTGAACAATCGGAACAAATTGCCCAAGCTGTTCTTGCGGCATTTAAGATACCCATTTCGCTAAGTGATCACGAGGTGTATACTACACCAAGTATTGGTATCAGCCTCTTTCCAACGGATGGAGACAGTGAGATGGAACTTATTAAGAATGCAGATCAAGCGATGTATATGGTTAAAAAGACAGGGCGTAATGGTTACAGTTTCTATGAGGGGAAGCTTAATACGTCATTGTCAAACCAAATGAGCTTGGAGACGATGCTTCATAAAGCTTTAGATAATCATGAGTTTGAACTATTCTATCAGCCCCGGATGGAATTGAAGACAGGCCAAATTATCGGACTAGAGGCTCTGATTCGATGGCGCCATCCAGTTCAGGGCATGATTAGCCCCGCGGAATTTATACCGATTGCCGAAGAAAGCGGACTGATTAGCCCCATTGGAGAATGGGTGTTACGGACAGCTTGTTCGCAAAACAAAGCTTGGCAGAATGAGGGCTACAAGCCAGTCTGTGTCTCCGTTAATCTATCCGTAAGGCAATTTAAGGATAAGGATCTGGTTCGGAACATCTCTGGCATCTTGAACGAGACCCAGCTTGATCCACGATACTTGGAGCTGGAGATTACTGAAAATATAAGTATGAACAATGAAGAACAGGTACTCTCCACTTTACAGGAGATAAGAAAGTTAGGCGTTAAGATCTCCATTGATGATTTTGGCACTGGGTATTCTTCATTGAACTATCTTGTGAACTACCCAATCGATTTCCTTAAAATTGATCAGTCCTTCGTTCGTAACATTCAGAGCCAATCCAACGATGTGTCCATTGTGAAAGCTATCATTTTCATCGCTCATAGCATCGGTTTAAAAGTTGTCGCGGAAGGCGTCGAAACGGAGGAACAATTGAACTTGCTGCGTGAATTGGAGTGTGATGATGTCCAGGGATATTTAATAAGCAAACCGGTACAATGTGAAGAGGTAAGGAATTTCTTATAAGGGAGTGCCGATAAGCTGCCTTTCTATGTATTATGGTGTCGTACGGGGGGCTTCTAGGGTGACATCAAAACTGTAACTACACTCGTAGAAGCTTATGTGCCGTTATCTTCGGACAGGGGTTCGACTCCCCTCGGCTCCATCTTATTATCAGTGAGATCACCTTCTTATGGTGGTCTTTTTATTTTTAGCAGAACTGCTTGCTCTATCGTCTAACCAGATTGTTTTTGTTTTAATTTTGCTTAATCCCTGACAATAATCTATAATTGTAGGCTAATATGCACTCTGTCAGGAGGAAATGATGAATTTTATTAGAGAGCACCTAGCAGGATATGGAGCGAGCGACCAAATGGTTGTGTATCTCTCGAACATCATCATGGTCTTATGTATTGCTGTACTCTCTGTAACGGCCAATCTTGTAGCCAAAAGAATCGTACTTAAGATCATTATTCATATTATCAATAACAACCGGTATACGTGGGATAATATTTTTTTGGAGAAAAAAGTATTTCACAAGCTGTCGCATCTCGCTCCAGCCTTTATCATCTATTACGCTGCGCCTATTTTTCCGCTGTATCAATCTTTTATTGTAAAGGTTGCCTTAGCTTATATGATTATTGTAACGATCAGGGTACTCAATGCACTTCTTGATGCCATTGATACTATTTATCGTACGTATGAAGTGTCCAAGATTAGGCCGATCAAGGGCTACATCCAGGTTGCGAAGATTTTTCTGTATATTATTGGTGCGATTGTGGTGATTTCTAACCTCATGGGTCAGAATCCGCTGATTCTTCTTAGTGGACTGGGAGCGTTATCCGCTGTTCTTATGCTAGTCTTCAAAGATTCGATACTGGGCTTGGTGGCAGGTGTTCAATTATCCTCTAACGATATGGTTCGTGTAGGGGACTGGATTGAAATGCCTAAATATAATGCCGACGGTAATGTCATAGATATTACGCTAAATACGGTAAAGGTGATGAATTTCGATAAAACCATTACCATGATTCCAAGTTATGCCCTGATATCAGACTCTTTTAAAAATTGGCGGGGCATGGAAGCCTCTGGGGGCAGAAGGATGAAACGAAGTGTCTGTATTGATACTAGCAGCATATGTTTCTGTACAAAAGAAATGATTGAGGAGTTCCGTAAGGTTCACTACCTTAGCGATTACATCACTACAAGAATCGATGAAATTAACGCCTATAATATCGAACATCATATCAATATGGAGAGCAAGGTTAATGGGAGACAGCTAACGAATATCGGGGTGTTCAGAGAATATGTCCAAGAATATCTGCGCAATCATCCTAAAATCCATAAGAATATGACGCTCATTGTCAGACAGCTGGAAGCAGGAGACAGCGGACTGCCCTTAGAAATTTATGCGTTCAGCAATGAGACTACCTGGGGTGTGTATGAGGCGGTCCAGTCTGATATCTTTGATCACATTTTTGCGATTATCCCTTTGTTTGGACTTCGTATTTTTCAGAACCCGACGGGCCAAGATATCCTTAACTTAAAAGAAAGAAGAGAGTATTCGATAGGATACTGAAGATATGATTGCATCCGTAAAGGCTTGTGTGCCTTTATCTTCGGGCAGGGCGGCGATTCCCTACGGCTCCGTCTGAAGGTGGGCTGATCAACTGCCGGGATTATTGAGGGTAAGCTTCATCAACGCTACGCTAAAGCCTATTAAACGGCAAACAACAAAACAACTACGCTTTCGCAGCCTAAGAAACTGTGCGCGTGCTTCTACCCTGCATCGCTTTAAAGTTTAACCCGCACATCCATTCACTCATTACAGAAGGTGCGCTGGACCGGAACAAGGAGTGGAAAAAGGCAGAGTTTATCTCGTATGAGTACTTACGAAAGTCGTGGCAAAAGCTACTGCTGGATCTCATGATGAAATGGTATCCGGAGGACGAACGGGTAAGAAGACTGGTGAATCAGTTGTACCAGCGTTACCCGAAGGGGTTTTGCGTGAATGCGGAGCAACGGATGATAGATGCGCGGGGAGCCGCAAAATATATAGGACGATATTTAGCACGTCCAGCGATCGCGGAGTACCGGGTCGTCAGCTATGATTACCATAAAGTCCATTATTGGTATGCAGATCACCGAACGGGTAAACGGGTATGTGTGGTCTCGCCCGTGATGAAATTTACTTACGACCTGGTGCAGCACATCCCGCCGAAGCATATACGGATGGTAGGGCGCTACGGTCTATACAGCCGTGGAAAAAACAAAGAGTCGCAGAAGGTCATAAATCTGTGGCGGTTCATGGTACATAAACAAATGGAGATGATCTTTCCAGCCAAAGAACGGAGGAAGAAGAGTTACCGTGAGCGAATGCTGGAGAGTTATGGTCAAGATCCGCTGATCTGTCCCTGCTGCAAGCACCGGATGTTGCTTGTGGTGATTTGGCATGCAGAATATGGCCGAATTTATTATTATGACGAAGAGCGAGAATATGCAGACCAAAAGAAATGGGGGATAAGGAAACATGGGAAAGGCGAAGAGAACAAACCGGATAAAATGAAGGATGGGGACTTATGGGAACCGTGGGCAGAAGAAGAGCCATAGATATGGATTGATTATGTCTGTGTGGAATGTGGGGAGTTAGACCCGGTGCCTGAGTTTATCGTGGTCGAGTGTTCGTATGGACTGGAGGTCGGAGAATCGCCGGAGTTTTTCTGTCCTTCTTGTAATGGAACCTTGGTAAGAAAAGAAGAGCCAACGGACAAATGACCGCTGGCTAGTAAGTCTATTCACCTGCTAGGGTGATTTTGTTCTGCTACTTCCTCCGCACCCGGAATGCAGTGTTCCTACTGTAGACGTCGTCTAACGTAGAAATTGCAAATTTCATTTTTTAATTCTTAGGAGATGAAGCTAAATTTTCATGAAAAAAACTAATTCTGTTTCGATGTTATTATTGCTGCTGACGTTAGGGGGATGGGCCGGTGCGCTGTGGATTCATGGCATGATCGGTGTGTATGCGTGGTTGGTGCTGAAGTTCATTTTGCCGGCTGCCGGAGCCGTATGGGCTGTAATGAATCTGATTTGGCTGGCCGTAAAACTTGTGAAGCGAGCACCCCTAAATAAACTGTTGCTGAATTTGGGGGTGTCGGCTGTACTAATTGGCCATTTTCTTTTGACGGTCAATGTAATCCCATTAGCATACCCAGTTGCCATTGTAGATACTAAGCCAGGGCTTACCGTGAAAATGCCGCTTCATACAGCAGCAGTCGTCGGCTGGGGTGGAGATTCCGCCGAAGATAACGCACCGCATGCGGTATGGTCCTCCGAACGCTGGGCTTATGATCTGGTAATGGAACCCTATAACACCGGAAGCAGCCATGCGGAGGATTACGGCATATGGAATCAGGAAGTGTACGCACCGCTGGATGCCGTTGTCATTGCTGCTTATGACGAGGAGGCTGACCTTACGCCCGGATCGGAGGAAGTTCTCTCTATGGAAGGCAATTATGTCTACCTGAAGGTTCCGGATACAGGCACCTACCTGCTTTTGAATCACCTGAAGCAGCACAGTATTACTGTAGCTGTTGGAGACAAGGTACAAGCAGGTGATCTGTTGGGACACGTAGGCAACAGCGGCTCGAGTTCCGAGCCTCATCTGCATGTTCACCATCAGCGACAGGATCCTACTCAAACATGGCTGCCCATCTTGGCCGAGGGGTTGCCGCTTTACTTCGGGGATATAGATAGTGCCACTATGCCTGTTAAAGGCGATCTGATTACCCCAACTGTTGTACATCAACCTTAGGGTAAAGGGGAAATTCTGAATATTACTTATAGGTAGCTTGCATGGCTTGAGAAAATTGATCGGAACTATGCTGTTTGTAGTGTCATGTGCGTGGAACTCTGCAATTGATAAGGTCTTAGCGCCGCCTGATTTCCGCTCAAGGGAGCAGCGTTCGTGACTGACTCTTATATGAAGGAGTAAAGGTGAGTTATTTCGGACTGTTTTTGTTTAGGTCAGGTTTGGACCAATATACTCTAGCCCGACAAGATCAGAACGATAGGTCGGTTCAGATTGCCATTCATCCTACAGAAGAGGCAGACGCACGGGAGATTTTTGCTGCACTGGAAGACGGCGGAGGGCGTATCTAAGTCCTTTGTTTCTGCCTGATTGAGTGAACTTATTTGGCCTGCTTATCAGGCTGATGAATCCCAAATAGATTACCTTCTGTATCATGGTAATATCCCTGCCAGGCCATTCCCGGCAGAGCATACTTCGGCATTGCGAGCTTGCCCCCAAGTTGCAGAATCAGAGCTTCAGTAGCGTCGTAATCCCCCACGCCCAGGGTACAAGCGTATCCATTCAGAGCTTGTCCGGGCCCTGGAGCAGCGCCTTGGCGTTTAATTAAGGCCCCATCGATTCCGGGCTGACTTGGATCCCCCGTAGTAGCTCCGAAATAGGGCATTCCGGCATACTCGCTCCAATCCTCGAAATACATTTTTATTAAATATATAAAATTTGATCAGGAATCAAGACTTTACAGAGATTCTTTATAGCTTCTCAATAGTATTGCCACCTCTATACTTCTTCCGATATTGGGCCGGTGTCATTGCGTACACCTTTTTGAAGCTGGAATAAAACGTGTTAAGCGACGAGAATCCGAAATTTTGGACGATGGGCTCAATCGGAGAGTCGGAGGCAATGAGCTCCTGACAGATGAAGCTTAGGCGCTTCTCCGAGATTTTGTCCGTAATGGACTGGTTTGTCTCCGCTTTATATAAACTGCGGAAATAATTAACGGATAACCCCAAATGATCAGCGAGCATTTTTGCGGACAAGTTCGGATCGGTTAATTGTGCTTCAATGAACCGGTCCGCCTGCTCGATCAGTGTCACATTCTTGGACAGCCCGCGGGCAGCTGCTATGTCTTCGAGTGTCTTAGTGACCAAGGCTTCCATCCATGGCACCACTTTGTCCATCGTCTCCTGCTGAATAATCTGTTTCTCAATAGAAGTCAGCCCCCATGAACTGGGCAGAGGCTGAGCGGAATGCTCCTGCATGAGCCGGCGTATATCCATAAACAAGGTAATTAACGACATTTTACATTCAAAATAGGGCATTTCCCGCAGCTTGACTACGGCTGAGCGTATGACTTCCAGAACCGTCTCTGCATTCCCCTTGGGAAGAGCCTGAGCGATATGCCGCTCTTTGTTCACAGGCAGGTGGTACAGCTCTCCGGGCGCACCTGGCAGCCATGCTTTTACGATGAGCGCCCTGTGTCCGAAGCGGAACCGTTCCTGCGTCAACTCATACGTCTCCATATATATCTCATGCATGTCGGTCAGGCTGGGCAGCGTCCTGCCCCAAGCGACAGTCGTTCCAACTGACAAATACTGCTCTATTAACTGTTGGGAGCCTTGCAGCTTCCGTGCATATTCTTCGGACAAGGGGGCGGATAGGACAACGGCCACGTGATCGTCACCCATATCCACCGTTTGCAGCTTGTGCTTGGACGATTGCAGCGACTCTTGAATAATATTGGACATGGCGAACCGGAGCAGACGCCGGTCCTTCTCCGGGTAGGTCTCCGAGAATTCCGAGAAATGGTCAATCCGGAAGATGGCCACCGACAGCTGATCTATCGGCAGGTCAATGCCCCACTCCAGAAATTGAGAACCTATCTCCTCTGCTGAATGGTAAGTCTCCCCCAGGAAATCTCGCAGGAACCTTTCTCTGCCCAAAAATTTATTAAGCCGCCATTGCTCGGTCAGTTCGTTGATCTGATTGTGCTGGGCTATAAACACATTGGATAAGTAGTCAAGTTCATTGGTGCTGTATCCGAGACCGGGCTTTTCCGCTTGATGCTGCCGCATTACTCTGGTAATCAGTTCTTGAATGGGCGAGTATACCCGTTTGGAGATCAGCACGATCACGGTCCAGGAGGCCCCGAACAAGGCAATGAACAGGACCAGGCTGGTGTTACGCAGAACCGTTATTTTCTCCAGAATGACAGACTTCGGTATCGTTTCGATGAAGGTCCAATCCTGAATTCCTTTGATGGAGATGTCTGCGTAAACCATTAGCTGCTCTCCCTGAGTTCGGGGATGAAAGAGCTTCCATCCGCTTTCGCCCTTAATCACGTGATTCCTGAGGTCCGCAGTTTGTTCCTGATTCAGAGAAGTGCTGCTAAAAACCGTCTCCTCCCGGTCATTCAGAACCGCAACCGATCTGTCGGCATCATTCGAATTGTCCTGAAGCAGGGTCATGAGATTATCCGTATCTATATTCATAACGAAAGCGGAGATGGAGCTGCCTCTTTCGTAAAATCTGATGATGGTCATCACCTCTTTGGGCGTATTCCCGGTAAGAGGGAGAGGCAGGGTTCTTGGAATGAGCACGCTGTGATTCGCGGTAACCGGGTCCTGTAAGCGCTTAATGATATCTTGGTCGTAGAACGTATCCGCATCATTCAATCCCAGTCTGGAATCAACAACTGTATCCGTGTAATCGTTAATGAGGTATACCGAATCGATCGACGGATTGGCGTTCTTGATGTCCATAAGCCGGCTCCATACCTCGAAAGTTTCAAAATCGCTGTAATGATCTGAAAGGGCATATACCTTGAGGGCGCTGTCATCACTGGAGGAGAAGCTAAATTCCAGCGCCCATTCCATCAGCCGTGCGGTGTTCTGGGCGCTGTTCACCAGCAGGGATTCGGAATGATCGCCGATCTCTTCCAGAAGCGTCTTGGATGACTGCCAATAGAGCAGCGCAAAGGATATACCCAGCACCAGAACGTTTGCACTGACAAAATAAAAAATAAGCTTCATATAAGTAGGATGCTGCTTCAGCGATGCGAGGAGTGGACGTCTGATTTTCATTGCTGGAACCTCCGTAATCATAACTGCCGGGCTCATAAATTGTAGATTAATTATAGCATACCGATTATTTTCGTCTTCAGAATCGTTTGTTTTCGCAATAGTGTTGTTTTTGGGAAGTTTGTAAATCTGCGCTTGCAGGAAGGATTAGAGCTTTTCGGAATTGCCGTAGCAGTGAGGGCTTGATAAGGTGACGGCATAGATAACGGCGTGCTCATGCAATTGCCGGTCTCGATGAAAGGGGGGATATAAACAGATGCAATACCCAATTAACACCAGTAAAAAGTCTAAAATGAACCATATTGTCCAAAATCCATTTCTTTATGTTATGGCCGTGCCGGGGTTGTTGTTTTTTCTAGTGTTCAGTTATTTTCCCATATACGGGATTATGATTGCCTTCAAAGACTATAATTTTGCCAAGGGAATCACAGGAAGTGATTGGGTCGGTTTTAAAAATTTCGATTACTTTTTTACTTCAGGTGATTTCTGGACCATTCTGCGCAATACGCTGGTACTGAACATACTGTTCATTGTGTTTACTACGGTGGCTGCGGTTATGATTGCTCTTATGTTTAATGAGATTCGTAATAAGTATTTCAAGCGAATATCGCAGTCTTTCATTTTTCTTCCTTATTTTATGTCTTGGATTGTAATAGGAATGATTGTCCAATCCTTATTCGGCGGGGAAGAGCCGATGATCAATAACTGGCTGCAAAATATCGGTATGGAGCCGGTGAACTGGATGTTTGAGTCGAAGCTTTGGCCCTACATTCTGACGGTAATCCGTGTATGGCAGGGAGCCGGTTATCTTTCGATTATTTTCCTGGCCGCGATTACCGGGATATCGGAGGATTTGTACGAGGCTGCCCGGATTGACGGGGCGTCCAAAGTGCAGATTGTGCTGCGCATTACGCTGCCACTGCTCGTTCCTACCATCATGATTATGACTTTGCTGGCCGTAGGCAAGATTTTCAATGGTGACTTTGCCATGATCTATGCCATCATTGGAGATAATTCATCGCTCTATCCGACTACCGATGTCATTGACACCTTCGTGTTCCGCTCTATGAGACAGCTGCATGACTTCGGCATGTCCTCGGCGGTTGGCCTGTTCCAGTCGGTGATGGGTCTAATCTTCGTCATTACCGCCAACTGGATAACCCGAAGGGTGTCCAAAGAATCTGCTTTATTCTAGGAGAAGAACTATGAGACAGAAACAGAGTGCTGCGGATCGAACGTTTACGATATTTGCCCATACGTTCATTTTGTTGTTTACCTTATTTTGTGTGTTTCCTTTTCTGCTGATGATTATCGGCTCTTTTACGGATGAACAGGAACTGATTGCGCACGGCTATACTTTATTTCCGCAAGCATTATCCCTGGATGCGTATAAGGCGGTTTTGCAATCGGATGTACTGTTCAATGGCTATGCGGTTACGATCTTTATCACTGTCGTAGGCGCATTAACCGCACTGTGCATTTCCGCAATGCTCGGCTATTCGCTGGCTAACAAACGGAATGTCCTGCAAACACCGTTTCTGTTTTTTTGCTATCTGCCAATGCTGTTTTCCGGAGGCATCATTCCATTTTATATTGTGGTCAGTCAGTGGCTGCATTTGCAGAATACCATCTGGGTGCTCATTTTGACGATGTTATGCCAGCCGTTCCTCGTCTTTTTGTTGGTCAGTTTCTTCCGTACCATTCCCGAGGAATTGGAGGAAGCTGCAAGAATAGACGGAGCGAATGAAATGAGGGTCTTCTTTCAAATTATGATTCCGATCTCGACGCCGATTCTGGCCTCCGTCGGTCTCTTCTATGCCCTGAGCTACTGGAATGACTGGTTCATGGGACTGATGTTCGTGGATAATGAGAAGTTGTTCCCGCTGCAGCTGATTCTGCGCCGGATGGTCTCCAATATGGAAGCGGCCAAGAATCTCATTCCCGCTTCAGCAGCCATTGCCGTGACGCCGCCGACCTATGGCGT
This window contains:
- a CDS encoding bifunctional diguanylate cyclase/phosphodiesterase translates to MSIFNKSIVFIIALIIFGLLGNMLSLSLLLGVNFIFGSIFTFLILRIYGLKWALVASVIVNGYTLFLWNHPYAMLVFVLETLFVGVFYRGKRIVLFDSLYWMILGMPLIWVFYRYALDMNFTASLLVVLKDAVNGILNVLISSLIFTYLPLLKWPSFQKRKMSSSLHDVLFNIFVTFTFITLLLVTVMIGHEQYHNMNEKIKSETERDSAIIRNDLTEWGEVHVAAVNTLSMAAAENRMEEIDSLQRQMAYLLALYPDFTTSYIADRNGVTKLFSPLLNNKGKSTIGLNFSDRPYFEYMREKHQFVVSDVFLGRGCVNEPIVVVGSPIMISGEFTGAAVGVLNLNYVTTELKKLANNRLMNVTIVDRNDRVIASTRDDLAVMNPYNWAERGEASEIIGGLYHWFPDAIRNPMNRWGESSYFKIMTIPELGDWSVIVEAPIAPYRDRLYSYYIKIFSVLLACGLIFIFISNVISEIIVRPIKLLTHTTTNLPEKIAENQSVNWKGSFIQEINTLISNSKDTATRLQSMFAEIQLLAYYDCLTGLPNRVNFNQRLQAYLKEADDHGHTAAILFIDVDRFKMVNDTFGHTKGDQLLKLVVVRVQECLGQDAILSRMGGDEFIALLPNVTREQSEQIAQAVLAAFKIPISLSDHEVYTTPSIGISLFPTDGDSEMELIKNADQAMYMVKKTGRNGYSFYEGKLNTSLSNQMSLETMLHKALDNHEFELFYQPRMELKTGQIIGLEALIRWRHPVQGMISPAEFIPIAEESGLISPIGEWVLRTACSQNKAWQNEGYKPVCVSVNLSVRQFKDKDLVRNISGILNETQLDPRYLELEITENISMNNEEQVLSTLQEIRKLGVKISIDDFGTGYSSLNYLVNYPIDFLKIDQSFVRNIQSQSNDVSIVKAIIFIAHSIGLKVVAEGVETEEQLNLLRELECDDVQGYLISKPVQCEEVRNFL
- a CDS encoding mechanosensitive ion channel family protein, coding for MNFIREHLAGYGASDQMVVYLSNIIMVLCIAVLSVTANLVAKRIVLKIIIHIINNNRYTWDNIFLEKKVFHKLSHLAPAFIIYYAAPIFPLYQSFIVKVALAYMIIVTIRVLNALLDAIDTIYRTYEVSKIRPIKGYIQVAKIFLYIIGAIVVISNLMGQNPLILLSGLGALSAVLMLVFKDSILGLVAGVQLSSNDMVRVGDWIEMPKYNADGNVIDITLNTVKVMNFDKTITMIPSYALISDSFKNWRGMEASGGRRMKRSVCIDTSSICFCTKEMIEEFRKVHYLSDYITTRIDEINAYNIEHHINMESKVNGRQLTNIGVFREYVQEYLRNHPKIHKNMTLIVRQLEAGDSGLPLEIYAFSNETTWGVYEAVQSDIFDHIFAIIPLFGLRIFQNPTGQDILNLKERREYSIGY
- a CDS encoding IS91 family transposase, with the translated sequence MRVLLPCIALKFNPHIHSLITEGALDRNKEWKKAEFISYEYLRKSWQKLLLDLMMKWYPEDERVRRLVNQLYQRYPKGFCVNAEQRMIDARGAAKYIGRYLARPAIAEYRVVSYDYHKVHYWYADHRTGKRVCVVSPVMKFTYDLVQHIPPKHIRMVGRYGLYSRGKNKESQKVINLWRFMVHKQMEMIFPAKERRKKSYRERMLESYGQDPLICPCCKHRMLLVVIWHAEYGRIYYYDEEREYADQKKWGIRKHGKGEENKPDKMKDGDLWEPWAEEEP
- a CDS encoding M23 family metallopeptidase — its product is MKKTNSVSMLLLLLTLGGWAGALWIHGMIGVYAWLVLKFILPAAGAVWAVMNLIWLAVKLVKRAPLNKLLLNLGVSAVLIGHFLLTVNVIPLAYPVAIVDTKPGLTVKMPLHTAAVVGWGGDSAEDNAPHAVWSSERWAYDLVMEPYNTGSSHAEDYGIWNQEVYAPLDAVVIAAYDEEADLTPGSEEVLSMEGNYVYLKVPDTGTYLLLNHLKQHSITVAVGDKVQAGDLLGHVGNSGSSSEPHLHVHHQRQDPTQTWLPILAEGLPLYFGDIDSATMPVKGDLITPTVVHQP
- a CDS encoding AraC family transcriptional regulator yields the protein MKIRRPLLASLKQHPTYMKLIFYFVSANVLVLGISFALLYWQSSKTLLEEIGDHSESLLVNSAQNTARLMEWALEFSFSSSDDSALKVYALSDHYSDFETFEVWSRLMDIKNANPSIDSVYLINDYTDTVVDSRLGLNDADTFYDQDIIKRLQDPVTANHSVLIPRTLPLPLTGNTPKEVMTIIRFYERGSSISAFVMNIDTDNLMTLLQDNSNDADRSVAVLNDREETVFSSTSLNQEQTADLRNHVIKGESGWKLFHPRTQGEQLMVYADISIKGIQDWTFIETIPKSVILEKITVLRNTSLVLFIALFGASWTVIVLISKRVYSPIQELITRVMRQHQAEKPGLGYSTNELDYLSNVFIAQHNQINELTEQWRLNKFLGRERFLRDFLGETYHSAEEIGSQFLEWGIDLPIDQLSVAIFRIDHFSEFSETYPEKDRRLLRFAMSNIIQESLQSSKHKLQTVDMGDDHVAVVLSAPLSEEYARKLQGSQQLIEQYLSVGTTVAWGRTLPSLTDMHEIYMETYELTQERFRFGHRALIVKAWLPGAPGELYHLPVNKERHIAQALPKGNAETVLEVIRSAVVKLREMPYFECKMSLITLFMDIRRLMQEHSAQPLPSSWGLTSIEKQIIQQETMDKVVPWMEALVTKTLEDIAAARGLSKNVTLIEQADRFIEAQLTDPNLSAKMLADHLGLSVNYFRSLYKAETNQSITDKISEKRLSFICQELIASDSPIEPIVQNFGFSSLNTFYSSFKKVYAMTPAQYRKKYRGGNTIEKL